In a genomic window of Spirosoma agri:
- the treF gene encoding alpha,alpha-trehalase TreF produces MNRSIRNVFYLVVALFIPTLGQSQSVRDKPRPATQTLVSPDEQFGPLFEAVQLKAVFPDSKTFADCTPKFPPATILANYDNARQQADFELKSFVLEHFTLPVRPASGYTSKAGQSAQQHIADLWPVLTRPALSTLKPNEQAGSLIPLPKSYVVPGGRFGEIYYWDSYFTMLGLQTSSRTVQIRNMVDNFAYLIRTIGFIPNGNRTYFLGRSQPPFFSFMVNLLSEVQGRRSLITYLPELQREYDFWMAGKDQLSAQRPAYRRVVRLDEGVYLNRYFDDKQTPRPESYREDVQLAKSTKQPPVLYRHLRAAAESGWDFSSRWLTNSKKLRTIHTTDFIPVDLNALLVNLEQTLASGYRLKGDLARAKAYEQLAQQRRSAIQRYCWSLKNEFFFDYDFVARKPSSVYSLAGVYPLFVKIATPAQAVSVARKLEQSFLKPGGLTTTLVRTGEQWDAPNGWAPLQWLAIQGLRNYRQQPLATKIKTNWVNENLRVYKASGKMVEKYDVISTAGAKGGEYPNQDGFGWTNGVLLRLISEK; encoded by the coding sequence ATGAATCGATCCATCCGAAACGTATTCTATCTCGTAGTTGCCCTGTTTATCCCGACGTTAGGTCAGAGTCAATCGGTTCGCGACAAACCACGTCCGGCTACTCAAACACTGGTCAGTCCCGATGAGCAGTTTGGCCCGTTATTCGAGGCTGTTCAGTTAAAAGCCGTCTTCCCGGATTCAAAAACCTTTGCCGACTGCACGCCTAAATTTCCACCGGCAACAATTCTGGCCAACTACGACAACGCCCGCCAGCAGGCTGACTTCGAACTGAAAAGCTTTGTTCTGGAACACTTTACGTTACCGGTCAGGCCAGCATCCGGCTACACGAGCAAAGCTGGTCAGTCGGCCCAGCAACACATCGCCGACTTATGGCCAGTGCTGACCCGACCGGCTCTGTCAACCCTCAAGCCGAACGAGCAAGCTGGTTCGCTTATTCCATTACCAAAATCCTACGTAGTCCCCGGCGGTCGATTTGGCGAGATCTATTACTGGGATAGCTACTTCACCATGCTGGGCTTGCAGACTTCGAGCCGGACGGTGCAGATCAGGAACATGGTCGATAATTTTGCTTACCTGATCCGAACGATCGGGTTTATTCCCAATGGTAACCGGACGTATTTTTTGGGTCGCTCGCAGCCCCCGTTCTTCTCATTCATGGTAAATCTGCTCTCGGAGGTGCAGGGTCGCCGGAGTCTGATCACCTATTTGCCTGAATTACAAAGGGAATATGATTTCTGGATGGCGGGCAAAGATCAGCTAAGCGCACAGCGACCAGCCTACCGGCGGGTGGTGCGACTGGATGAGGGCGTCTACCTGAACCGGTATTTTGATGACAAGCAAACACCCCGCCCCGAATCGTATCGGGAAGATGTCCAACTGGCCAAGTCGACCAAACAACCACCGGTACTTTATCGACACCTTCGCGCTGCGGCTGAATCGGGCTGGGATTTTAGCAGTCGGTGGCTGACCAATAGCAAAAAACTGCGTACCATTCATACTACTGATTTTATTCCGGTCGATTTAAATGCCCTGCTCGTCAATCTGGAACAAACGCTGGCCAGTGGCTATCGGCTGAAAGGGGATCTGGCCCGAGCCAAGGCCTACGAGCAACTGGCTCAGCAGCGACGTAGTGCCATTCAACGTTACTGCTGGAGTCTGAAGAATGAGTTCTTTTTTGATTATGATTTTGTTGCCCGGAAGCCATCTTCGGTCTATTCGCTGGCTGGCGTCTATCCGCTTTTTGTCAAAATAGCTACGCCTGCCCAAGCCGTATCAGTAGCTCGAAAACTGGAACAGTCCTTTCTGAAACCCGGCGGATTGACCACTACGCTGGTACGCACTGGCGAACAATGGGATGCACCCAACGGGTGGGCTCCGTTGCAGTGGCTAGCCATCCAGGGGTTGCGCAACTACCGACAGCAACCACTGGCGACTAAGATCAAGACAAACTGGGTAAATGAAAACCTGCGGGTCTACAAAGCGTCGGGGAAGATGGTTGAAAAATATGATGTGATCAGCACGGCAGGGGCCAAAGGGGGAGAATATCCGAATCAGGATGGTTTCGGCTGGACAAACGGCGTGTTGCTACGACTGATAAGCGAGAAGTGA